The Myxococcota bacterium genome includes a window with the following:
- a CDS encoding cytochrome P450, whose product MFEPKLPASVDAIRFDDPAFWSLPIEEREGAFLLLRRERPMAFHKEFEPPPNIPLPRGPGYWSVTRHADVVTASRRSDLFCSGKGVNIADLPAEMNEFFGSMIAMDDPRHARLRGIVSRGFTPRALGKLHHDVERRAKGLIDAVIEQGECDFVTKIAAPLPLGIICDMMGIPESQTKFVFDQTNIILGLGDPEYVTPGTSPIIAALNAGGALVALMNEIGAERRKNPKDDLTSQMLHAQIDGQGITDQELASFFVLLVAAGNET is encoded by the coding sequence ATGTTCGAGCCCAAGCTTCCCGCGAGCGTAGACGCGATCCGCTTCGACGATCCGGCGTTCTGGAGCCTGCCGATCGAGGAGCGCGAGGGTGCATTCCTCTTGCTGCGCCGCGAGCGGCCCATGGCCTTTCACAAGGAGTTCGAGCCACCGCCGAACATCCCCTTGCCGCGCGGGCCCGGCTACTGGTCGGTGACCCGGCATGCCGACGTGGTCACGGCGAGCCGGCGCTCGGACCTGTTCTGCTCGGGCAAGGGCGTGAACATCGCGGACCTGCCCGCGGAGATGAACGAGTTCTTCGGCTCGATGATCGCCATGGACGACCCGCGCCACGCGCGGCTGCGCGGCATCGTGTCGCGCGGCTTCACGCCGCGCGCGCTCGGCAAGCTGCACCACGACGTGGAGCGGCGCGCGAAGGGGCTGATCGATGCGGTGATCGAGCAGGGCGAGTGCGACTTCGTGACCAAGATCGCGGCCCCGCTCCCGCTCGGGATCATCTGCGACATGATGGGCATTCCCGAGAGTCAGACAAAGTTCGTGTTCGACCAGACCAACATCATCCTCGGGCTGGGCGATCCGGAGTACGTGACTCCCGGCACGAGCCCGATCATCGCCGCGCTGAACGCGGGCGGCGCGCTGGTCGCGCTGATGAACGAGATCGGCGCGGAGCGGCGCAAGAACCCCAAGGACGATCTCACCAGTCAGATGCTGCACGCCCAGATCGACGGCCAGGGAATCACCGACCAGGAGCTCGCGTCGTTCTTCGTGCTCCTGGTCGCAGCCGGGAACGAGAC